The following are from one region of the Bacteroidales bacterium genome:
- a CDS encoding BatA domain-containing protein — MLFANPFMLWGLFAISIPIIIHLFNLQRYKKVYFTNVRFLKQLKQQSRRQSVLRHWLALLFRILAIIALVLAFSKPFIPTSVGNISDSGGIASIYIDNSFSMGAEGREGLLINEAINKARTIKDNHSRSDKFNFLTNDFLAVHHRMFSADELADFIDEVDVSPAIKDLRDVLNRQYDLLNSESGSNKTVYLISDFQRNVSSFEGLIPDTNMRHFMLHLEPVRQTNLSVDTCWFETPAQQPGQIVTLNVTITNHSDSPREQVPVKLIVNGTQRALTSIDINPRESATGSLSFSIRETGIHQGFVELSDYPVTFDDRLYFSFQVLSSINVLSIFDQSPGPYLRALYGNDSLFNFTETNVRQLNYAELNRQQLIILNGLNTISSGLASELGRFVESGGSLFIIPSSRIDQDSYNSWLRSLNSLTFGGQDTTRLRMADVNILHPLFKDVFETQAGKPTELSPDTDLPWVSKRYKFVLPPRKSIETLISLKDADPYLVADSYGEGNIYIMASSLETEATTFPVHAIFVPTLYKMALLSTPRQDIYNKVGTQESVSIGNLSPGSDQVFQLSASDGNFRFIPGHRTINYNTHLFALDAIKTAGNYHLTAGQDTLLVLSFNYDRRESVPDYLSVEELYDMAENTGITNFAVISESERPVGQVISELNRGRQLWKYFIIAALFFLLAEIAALRFLP; from the coding sequence ATGTTATTTGCCAATCCATTCATGCTGTGGGGACTGTTTGCCATTTCGATTCCCATAATCATTCATCTGTTCAACCTGCAACGTTACAAAAAGGTGTATTTCACCAATGTGAGGTTTTTGAAACAGTTGAAGCAGCAGTCACGCCGGCAATCGGTGCTGAGGCATTGGCTGGCATTGCTTTTCCGCATCCTTGCTATAATCGCGCTTGTGTTGGCCTTTTCCAAACCGTTTATTCCAACATCTGTAGGTAATATTTCTGATTCCGGTGGGATCGCCAGTATCTATATTGACAATTCCTTCAGCATGGGAGCCGAAGGTCGCGAAGGTTTGCTCATCAACGAAGCCATCAACAAAGCCCGTACGATCAAAGACAACCATTCCCGCTCTGATAAATTCAATTTCCTTACCAACGACTTCCTTGCCGTGCATCACCGCATGTTTTCGGCTGATGAGTTAGCTGATTTCATTGATGAAGTTGATGTAAGTCCGGCTATAAAGGATTTGCGTGATGTTTTAAACCGCCAGTATGATTTGCTCAACAGCGAATCAGGTTCCAACAAAACGGTTTACCTAATTTCTGATTTTCAGCGAAATGTGTCTTCTTTTGAAGGCTTGATTCCCGATACAAACATGCGGCATTTCATGCTGCACCTCGAACCGGTTCGCCAAACCAACCTGAGTGTGGATACCTGCTGGTTCGAAACACCCGCGCAGCAACCCGGGCAAATCGTTACGCTGAATGTTACAATCACAAACCACAGCGATAGTCCCAGGGAGCAAGTTCCTGTAAAACTGATTGTGAACGGAACACAAAGGGCTTTGACTTCCATTGATATCAATCCCCGTGAGAGTGCAACCGGTTCACTCAGTTTTTCCATCCGCGAAACAGGCATTCATCAGGGTTTTGTTGAACTCAGCGACTACCCGGTTACTTTTGACGATCGCTTATATTTCTCATTCCAGGTGCTGTCTTCAATCAATGTGCTCAGTATTTTTGATCAAAGCCCGGGCCCATATTTACGTGCGTTGTATGGGAATGACAGTCTTTTCAACTTCACCGAAACCAATGTCAGGCAGCTTAATTATGCTGAGCTAAACCGCCAGCAATTGATCATATTGAACGGTTTGAACACCATTTCCAGCGGTCTTGCCTCTGAACTTGGCCGCTTTGTCGAAAGCGGGGGCAGTCTTTTCATTATTCCTTCATCCCGTATTGACCAGGATTCGTACAATTCCTGGTTGCGATCCCTGAATAGCCTGACTTTCGGTGGGCAGGATACGACCCGTTTGCGCATGGCAGACGTCAATATTCTTCATCCGTTGTTCAAAGATGTTTTTGAAACCCAGGCCGGCAAACCAACGGAATTAAGTCCTGACACGGACCTGCCCTGGGTGAGCAAAAGGTATAAATTTGTGCTTCCACCACGTAAATCAATAGAAACGCTGATAAGCCTGAAGGATGCTGATCCGTACCTTGTTGCCGACAGCTACGGCGAAGGGAATATTTATATTATGGCTTCATCACTTGAAACTGAGGCTACCACTTTCCCGGTGCATGCCATTTTTGTTCCAACGCTTTATAAAATGGCTTTGCTGAGCACGCCTCGCCAGGATATTTACAACAAGGTGGGAACCCAGGAATCGGTGAGCATCGGAAATCTCAGCCCCGGCAGCGATCAGGTTTTCCAGCTTTCAGCAAGTGATGGGAACTTTAGGTTCATTCCAGGCCATCGCACCATTAATTACAACACCCACTTATTTGCGCTTGACGCCATCAAAACCGCTGGTAATTATCACCTTACTGCCGGTCAGGATACGCTACTCGTGCTCTCGTTCAACTACGACCGCCGCGAATCCGTGCCAGATTATTTAAGCGTTGAAGAGCTTTATGATATGGCTGAAAACACAGGAATCACTAATTTTGCAGTCATCAGCGAGAGTGAGCGGCCCGTTGGCCAGGTGATCAGTGAACTGAACAGGGGCAGGCAATTATGGAAGTATTTTATTATTGCCGCTCTGTTTTTCCTGCTGGCTGAAATCGCCGCGCTTCGCTTTTTGCCCTAA